A single genomic interval of Juglans regia cultivar Chandler chromosome 1, Walnut 2.0, whole genome shotgun sequence harbors:
- the LOC108998620 gene encoding O-glucosyltransferase rumi homolog codes for MRKYNFQQRVQRYFCHESVLYRRFEATIWLPLMKSPGRSSGIFLFIICLVVGAFLSTRFFDGNGVVGYLASKPKLFSSHSYPQKNLDITIKPFKQIEIPLDCPPNNRTRTCSSNYPTTTTTFDLEENPNPSSAPTCPEYFRWIHEDLRPWALTGITRDMVERAKETANFRLVILNGRVYVDKYHRAFQTRDVFTLWGILQLLRRYPGKVPDLELMFDCVDWPVIRTKDYQGPNSTGPPPLFRYCGDDSTLDIVFPDWSFWGWPEINIKPWENLLKDLKEGNGRKRWTDREPYAYWKGNPAVAVTRQELIKCNVSATQDWNARVYAQDWSRESQQGYKQSDLSSQCMHRYKIYIEGSAWSVSEKYILACDSVTLLVKPHYYDFFTRGLMPVHHYWPVRDDDKCKSIKFAVDWGNSHEQKAQGIGKAASEFIQEDLKMEYVYDYMFHLLNEYAKLLTFKPIRPTNAVELCAETMACPAQGLQKKFFMESMVKGPTYSSPCTMPPPYDPPSLHAFLKRKENSMKRVELWEKNFWENKTKQT; via the exons ATGAGAAAGTACAATTTTCAGCAGAGGGTTCAGAGGTATTTCTGCCACGAATCGGTGCTTTATCGTCGTTTTGAAGCTACGATCTGGCTACCATTAATGAAATCACCTGGTAGATCCTCCGGTATCTTCCTCTTCATCATCTGCCTCGTCGTCGGCGCGTTTCTTTCCACGCGCTTCTTCGACGGCAAT GGTGTAGTTGGCTATCTAGCTTCGAAACCTAAACTATTTTCATCCCACTCATACCCTCAAAAAAACCTTGATATTACCATAAAGCCCTTCAAGCAAATCGAGATCCCACTCGACTGCCCACCCAACAACCGTACACGAACCTGTTCTTCAAACtaccccaccaccaccaccaccttcgATCTTGAAGAAAACCCGAACCCTTCATCGGCCCCCACGTGTCCAGAATACTTCCGTTGGATTCATGAAGATCTACGGCCCTGGGCCCTCACGGGGATCACGAGGGACATGGTGGAAAGAGCTAAAGAGACGGCCAATTTTAGGCTGGTGATACTGAACGGCAGGGTTTACGTGGATAAATATCATAGGGCGTTTCAGACGAGAGATGTTTTTACCCTGTGGGGGATCCTACAGTTGCTACGGAGGTACCCAGGTAAAGTGCCCGACTTGGAGCTGATGTTTGACTGCGTGGACTGGCCTGTCATTAGGACAAAGGACTATCAAGGGCCCAATTCCACGGGCCCGCCCCCGCTCTTCCGCTACTGTGGGGATGATAGCACACTTGACATTGTTTTCCCTGATTGGTCCTTTTGGGGATG GCCTGAGATCAATATAAAGCCATGGGAGAATTTGTTGAAAGACCTGAAAGAAGGAAACGGCAGGAAAAGATGGACGGATAGGGAACCATATGCTTACTGGAAGGGTAATCCAGCGGTTGCTGTAACGAGGCAAGAGCTCATCAAATGTAATGTCTCGGCCACTCAGGATTGGAATGCTCGTGTATATGCTCAG GATTGGTCCCGAGAATCACAGCAAGGGTACAAGCAATCAGACTTGAGCAGCCAGTGCATGCATAG GTATAAGATCTACATTGAGGGGTCTGCCTGGTCTGTCAGTGAAAAGTACATTCTTGCTTGCGATTCTGTTACCTTACTGGTAAAGCCCCACTATTATGATTTCTTCACAAGAGGTTTGATGCCTGTGCACCACTACTGGCCAGTGAGGGATGATGATAAGTGCAAGTCTATTAAGTTTGCCGTTGACTGGGGCAACAGCCACGAGCAAAAG GCGCAAGGAATTGGGAAGGCCGCAAGTGAATTCATTCAAGAGGATTTGAAAATGGAATATGTCTATGATTACATGTTTCATCTTTTGAACGAGTATGCTAAGCTATTAACATTCAAGCCCATTAGACCTACAAATGCTGTTGAGCTCTGTGCAGAGACAATGGCTTGCCCAGCACAAGGATTGCAGAAGAAATTCTTTATGGAGTCAATGGTAAAAGGCCCCACATACTCAAGCCCATGCACTATGCCTCCTCCATATGATCCGCCTTCTCTTCATGCCTTTctgaagagaaaggaaaactcGATGAAACGAGTGGAATTATGGGAGAAgaatttttgggaaaataaaactaagcagACCTAG
- the LOC108998621 gene encoding actin-depolymerizing factor 7, with translation MANSASGMAVNDECKLKFLELKTKRNYRFIIFKIENQEVLVEKLGSPDETYDDFNESLPADECRYAVFDFDFITDENCQKSKIFFIAWSPDASRVRSKMVYASSKDRFKRELDGIQVELQATDPSEMSLDIIKGRAL, from the exons ATG GCGAATTCGGCATCTGGAATGGCTGTGAATGATGAGTGTAAGCTGAAGTTCTTGGAGCTAAAAACGAAGAGGAACTACAgattcatcattttcaagaTTGAGAATCAAGAAGTGCTGGTGGAGAAACTCGGAAGCCCAGATGAAACCTACGATGACTTCAACGAGTCTCTTCCTGCCGATGAGTGTCGCTATGCagtctttgattttgatttcatcACTGATGAGAATTGCCAGAAAAGCAAGATTTTCTTCATTGCATG GTCACCAGACGCATCAAGAGTGAGAAGTAAGATGGTGTATGCGAGCTCCAAGGACAGATTCAAGAGAGAATTGGATGGCATTCAAGTGGAGTTGCAAGCAACAGATCCTAGTGAAATGAGCCTCGACATCATAAAAGGCCGAGCACTTTGA